The genomic stretch CAGGTCCTGCGGCGTTTCCAACAGCCGCATCAGCCGAAGCACCGCGTCCAGCAGCGGCGCGTTCACGCGTGCGGCATACAGGCCCAGGTCCAGGCCGGGCGAGGGCGCACGCGGACCGGCTTCCAGGATCAAGGCGGCGATCTGCTCCGGATCGATGTCCAGGCGCAGGCACAGGTAGGGCTGTTCCGGCGTGGCCTCGATGACCTGGCCGATCATCGGCAGGGTCACCGACACCACCAGGTAGTTGAGCGGGTCGTAGCGGTAGGTTTCGCCGGCCAGCATGGCCACCTTGCTGCCCTGGGCGACGATGCACAGGCGCGGCTCGTACAGGGTCGGCTGACAGGGCGTGGGCGCACTCATGCGGATCAGCTGCAGCGAGTTCACCGCGGTGTCGTGTACACCGTCGCTAGGGGTCAATCGGGCAATCCGCTCGGCCAGCTCGGCCTGCGCCGCGCAGAACCCCTCGCGGGCGGCCGATTCGACGAAAGTATTGGTGTTCATGGCTCTCAGCGGGCAGGGGGCTGGCTGGGATTATGTTTACCGAATCTGCCGTTCGGCGTGCCGGATCGGCCGAATTGCAGGATCGGGCAATGATTCGACAGCAATGTACTAACCGGACGGGGTCCGGGGAGACGACCATAAGCCGCTCTCCCCCGACCCGTCCGGGCCCGCCCCGGCGTGGCGCCCGCGCGCCCCCGCCGAAGACGCTCCGGCCGAGTTTCCCTCCCCACGGGACTCGTCGCGATGTGGATCGTCCAATACGCGCTCAACCGCCGCTACACCATCGGCGTTCTTGCCATCCTGATCCTGCTGTTCGGTCTGCAGTCGGCGCGGCGCATGCCCACCGACATCCTGCCCGAGGTCGGCATCCCCTCGGTCAACCTGGTCTGGACCTATAGCGGCCTGCCGGCCGCGGACATGGCCGCCAAGCTCACCTCGTTCTCCGAGGTGGCGATCATGAACACGGTCGACGACCTCAAGGAAGTCCGCTCGGAGTCGATCAACGGCGCCAGCATCGTGCGCATCGACTTCCAGCCCACGGTCAGCCTGGACCGCGCCCTGGGCCAGATCACCGCGGTGTCGCAGACCATCCTGCGGCGCATGCCGCCGGGCACCTCGCCGCCGCTGGTGGTGCGCAACAACGTCTCGTCCACGCCGGTGCTGCAGCTGGTGCTGTCCTCGGATTCGATGACCGAGGCGCAGCTGTACGACTACGCGCGCCTGCAGCTGCGTTCGCAGATCCAGACCATCCCCGGCATCCGCATGACCCTGCCTTACGGCGGTGCGCCGCGGCAGATCATGGTCGATCTGAATCCGTCGGCGCTGCAGACCTATGGCCTGACGCCCAGCGACGTGACCTCGGCGCTGGAGCGCGGCAGCCCGACCCTGCCCTCGGGCGCGATCCGCGAGGGCGGGCGCGAACTGCAGATTTCGCTGGACACCAGCCCGGCCACCGCCGCCGACTTCCTCGACCTGCCGGTGGCCTCGCGCAACGGCGGCGTGATCTACGTGCGCGACGTGGCCTCGGTGCGCGACGGCGCCGCGCTGCAGACCAACGTGGCGCGCATGGACGGCGCCAGCGCGGTGTCGGTGGCGCTGATCAAGCTAGGCGGCGCCTCGGCGGTGGAACTGGTGCGCGCCGTGCGCGAGCGCCTGCCCGAAATCGAGGCCTCGGCGCCGCCGGGCATGCGCATCGTGCCGATCTTCGACCAGTCGGTGTTCGTCGATCAGGCCATCGGTTCGATCCAGCACGAAGCGCTGCTGGTGGGCCTGCTGGTGGCGCTGGTGGTGCTGGTGTTCATCGGTTCCTGGCGCTCCAGCCTGATCGTGCTGTCGGCGATCCCGCTGGCGCTGCTGGCCTCGGTGGCCATGCTGCATCTGCTGGGCTACACCTTCAACGTGATGACCCTGGGCGGCCTGGCGCTGGCGATCGGCATCCTGGTCGACAACGCGGTGGTCGACGTGGAGAACACCAACCGCAACATCGCCCTGGGCAAGGACGTGCGCACCGCGATCCTGGACAGCGCCAGGGAAGTGGTGTTCCCCGAGTTCGTGTCCACGGTGGCGATCTGCATCGTGCTCACTCCGATCCTGCTGATGACCGGCTTGTCGGCCTGGGTGTTCACGCCGCTGGCCCTGGCGGTGATCTTCGCCATGGCCGCCTCGTTCCTGCTCTCGCGCACCCTGATCCCGGTGCTGTGCTACCTGCTGCTGCCGGCCGACATCGACAGCCGTGCGCGGCCGCGTTGGCGGTTCGAACGCGCGCTGCTGGCGGTGAACCACAAGGTCGAACACAGCCTGGACGCGTTGCGCGAACGCCACCACGCGCTGCTGCTGCGGCTGGGCCATCACGGCGGCGTGCTGGCCCTGGCCGCGCTGCTGACCGTGGGCGTGGGCGCCTCCGCCGCGCTGATGCTGGGGCGGGAGTATTTCCCGCAAGTCGACGCCGGCCAGTTGCGACTGCAGGTGCGCATGCCCTCGGGCCTGCGCCTGGAGGAAACCGCGGCGCGGGTCAGCCAGATCCAGCGCGAGATCCGCCAGATCGTGCCGGCGCAGGAACTGCAGACGGTGTACGAGCAGATCGGCGTGCCCGACGCGGTCAACCTGGCCCTGGTCGACAGCGCGGTGGTCGGTTCGTTCGAGGCCGAGGTGATGCTGCAGCTGCGCGCGCCGCACGGCCCCAGCCGCGTGTATCTGCAGCAGATCCGCGAGCGCATCGCGCAGAAATTCCCCGAGGTGCAGGTGTTCGAGCGCCCGCCCGACGCCACCAGCCGCACCCTGGCCGGCTCGGCCGCGGCCGCGTTCGAGGTGCGCCTGATCGGCCGCGACACCGCCGGCAACCTGGCCCTGGCGCGCGAGATCGAAACCCGCCTGCGCCAGGTGCCCGGCGCGGTCGACGTGGCCCTGCGCCAGGTGCTGGACCTGCCCGAATACCAGGTGCGCATCGACCGCACCCGCGCCGCACAATTGGGATTGGACGCGCAGCAGGCCAGCCGCGCGGTGCTGGCGGTGCTGGGTTCGGCCGGCACGGTGTCGCCGGTGTACTGGACCGACACCGTCAACGCCATCGCCTACACCGTGCAGGTGCAGGCGCCGCCGGCGCAGCTGGGCGACATCGACACCCTGCTCAATCTGCCGCTGCGCATCGGCGCCAACGGCCAGCCGGTGCTGTTGCGCAGCATCGCCACGGTCACCCCGCGCACCGTGCCGGCCAGCATCGGCCGCACCACGCTGGCGCCGACCATCAGCGTGCTGGCCAATGTGCAGGGCACCGACCTGGGTTCGGTCTACGACCGCCTGCGCGGAATCACCGGCGAACTCGAAGGCCGGCTCAAGTCCGGCAACCGCATCGAGATCGCCGGCCAGGCCGGCGAAATGCAGAGCGCCTACAGCGAACTGGCCGCCGGCCTGCTGATGTCGGCAGTGCTGGTGTTCCTCGTGCTGGTGGTGAACTTCCAGTCCTGGATCCAGCCGCTGGTGGCGATGTCCGGCTTGCCGTTGGCGATCGCCGGCGCGGCCATCGGACTGTTCGTGACCGGCACGCCGCTGAGCGTGCCGGCCTTGATGGGCGTGATGATGGTGATCGGCGTGTCCACGGCCAACAGCGTGCTGGTGACCAGCTTCGCCCGCGGCCTGATCGCCGAAGGCCACGATCCGGAACTGGCCGCCTACGAATCCGCCGCGGTGCGCCTGCGCCCGGTGCTGATGACCGCCAGCGCGATGGTGCTGGGCATCGTGCCCATGGCCATCGGCCTGGGCGAGGGCGGCGAACAGAACGCGCCGCTGGGCCGTGCGGTGATCGGCGGCCTGCTGCTGGGCACGCCAGCCACCCTGGTGCTGGTGCCCTCGATCCTGGCCGTGCTCGGCCGCCACAGCAAACGGCGCGCGGCCGGTCATGCCGCTGCCGCCGCCCCCATCGAAGATTCCAACGCTGCCGGCGCCGCCGGCGCAGGAGCCCTGTGATGCGTTCCGTCTCCCTCAAGCCTTATGCCGCGCTGGCCGCGGCCATTGCCGTGGCGGTCGCCGCCGGTTGCGGCCGCAGCGACGCGGTCGAACCGCCACCGGCGACGGTACCGGAAGTGACCACGGTGGCCGCCGAGCCGGCCGAGGCGCAGCTGGAACTACGCCTGCCCGCGCGCGCCTTAGCCGGCGAATCGGCGCAGATCTACGCCCGCGCCACCGGCTTCGTCCGCGACCGCCGCGTGGATCTGGGCGACAAGGTCGAAGCCGGCCAAGTCCTGGCCGTCATCTCCGCGCCCGAAGTCGAACAAGCCGTGCGCGAGGCCGAGGCCGACCTGGGCCAGGCCAGCGCCGACCAGGAGCTGGCCAAGGTCAACTTCGACCGCGCCCAGGTGCTGGTGGGTTCCGGCGCGATCTCCAAGGAGATGTACAGCGACCGCAAGGCCAACCGCGATGCCGCCGCCGCGGCGCGCGCGGCCGCGCAGGCGCGCCTGACCAGCGCGCGCGAGCGCAGCGGCTTCCAGAGCGTGCGCGCGCCGTTCGCCGGCGTGGTCGCGGCGCGCAACATCGAGCGCGGCGATCGCGTGGTGGCCGACTCGGCCGCCTCCGCCCTGCCGATGTTCGAACTCAACGCGCTGGACCCGCTGCGCATCGTGATCGACGTGCCGCAGAGCGCGGCCTTGCAGGTGCGCCCCGGCCTGCAGGCCGAAGTGCGCTTCCCCGAATTGCCCGGCGAGACGTTCAAGGCCGAAGTCGCGCGCAGCGCGCAGAGCCTGTCGCGCGACCTGGGCGCGATGCGCGTGGAACTGCGCCTGCCCAACCCCGAAGGCCGCATTCCGGCCGGCATGGTCGGCGAAGTGCGGCTGCAGGTGCCGCGCACCGCGCCGGCGGTGCGGGTGCCGGTGTCGGCGGTGCTGCAGGGCGGCGCCGGTCCGCGCGTGGCCGCGCTGCGCCAGGATTCGACCCTGGAATTCCGCAGCGTGGCGCTGGGCCGCAACCTGGGCGGCGAGATCGAGATCGTCTCCGGCCTGGCCGCGGGCGACACCGTGGTGCGCGCGCCCAATTCGCTGCTCAGCGAGGGCGCCAAGGTCAAGGTCCGGCCCACGCCGCCGCCGCGCAAGTCGTAAGGCCGGGCCGTACACATCGCGCTAACGCCACGACGCGATGGCCTTAACCCGGTGCCGCCTAGGCTGGCCCATGCCCGCCTCGAGGCGATACCGGGAGTACGGCATGGCGATCTGCGACGTATGCGGCAACGACTACGACAAGGCGTTCCGCGTCGAACAAGGCAGCCGCAGCGGCACCTACGATTCCTTCGAATGCGCGATCCACGCGATGGCGCCGCGCTGCGCGCACTGCCATTGCGCGATCATCGGCCACGGCATGGAAAGCGGCAACGCGTTCTACTGCTGCGCGCACTGCGCCAAGCACGCCGGCGTGAGCGGCGTGGCCGACCGCGCGCCGGCCTGAGCCGCAGGCCCGGTGCCCGCTAGAGGGCGCTCCGTTTTGCCGCTACCATCGTGGGCAGTCGCAAGGACTGCGCGGGGAGCGGCATGGACGGTCGGCAGCGGACGGCGGCGGGCACGGAATTCGCGACGCCTGCGGCGGGGTTCGAACTTCAGGCGGCGCTGACGCCCACGCGCACGGCCTTGGTCGCCGGCGACCGCAGCCTGGACTATCGCGAACTCGACATGCGCGCCAATGCGTTGGCGCAGCGGCTGCACGCGCTAGGCCTTGGCCGCGAGGACGTGATCGCGGTATGGATGGAGCGCTCGCTGGCGCTGCCGATCGCGCTGCTGGCGGTGGCCAAGGCCGGCGCGGCGTATCTGCCGTTGTACGTGGGCGCGGCCACGGAGCAGCAGCGTCGCATGCTCGAGGAGACCGGCGCTCGGGTGCTGCTGCATGAGCGTGGCGTGGCGCCGCCCGCGTTCGCTCACGGCCTGCAGCTGCTCGCAGTCGATGCGGACGAATCGCTGCCCGCCGCCACCGCGCCGCCGCCGCGCGAGGACGACCCCGCGCAGCTGGCCTACGTGATGTACACCTCCGGTTCCACCGGTGAGCCCAAGGGCATCTGCACCACCGCCGGCAACATCGCCGCCTTCGCCCGCCACCCTCGTTGGCGCGAGGCGGCCGATGCACGCGTGCTGCTGCATTCCTCGCCCGCGTTCGACGCGTCCACCTACGAGCTGTGGACGCCGCTGCTCAACGGCGCCGCCGTGGTGGCGGCGCCGCCCGGCGCGCTGGATGCCGGCGCGCTGCGGCGTCTCATCGCCGAGCGGGGCGTCACCGATCTGTGGCTGACCGCGGGCCTGTTCCACGCGCTGGCCGCGGACGCCGCCGCCTGTTTTGCGGGCCTGCGCCAGGTGATCGCCGGCGGCGATGCGGTCTCGGCCGCGGCGGTGCGCCGGGTGCAGGCGCAATGCCCGGGCGTGCGCGTGGTCAACGGCTACGGTCCCACCGAGACCACTACCTTCGCCACCCTGTGCGAGCTGCCCGCGTTGCGCAGCGACGAGGACGAAGTGCCGATCGGCGCGCCCTTGGATGGCGCCTACCTGCGGGTGCTCGACGAACACAGGCAGGCCGTGCCCCTCGGCACGGTCGGCGAACTGTGGATCGGCGGCGCCGGCGTCGCCCGCGGCTATCTGCACCGGCCCGAGCTGACCGCCCAGCGCTTCGTGCCCGACCAGTTCGGCGCACCGGGCCAGCGGCTCTATCGCAGCGGCGATCTGGTGCGGCAGCGTGCCGACGGCCTGCTGTGCTTCGTCGGCCGCGCCGACCGCCAGATCAAGCTGCGCGGCTTCCGCGTCGAGCTGGGCGAGATCGAAACGCGCCTGGCGCAACTGCCGCGCGTGGCCCAGGCAGCGGTGCGCGTGCTCGAGGACCGGCCGGGCCACAAACGGCTGGCCGCCTACCTGGCGCGTGAGGATGCGCGCGACGACGATGCCGGCTGGCTGCGCGCCACCGCCGCGGCGCTGGCCGCGCACCTGCCCGATTACATGCATCCGTCGGCGTGGATGGTGCTGCCGCGGTTGCCGCTGACCGCCAACGGCAAGGTCGACCTGGCCGCGCTGCCGCTGCCGCAAGCGGCTGCCGCCGAGCCCGATGCGCAAACCCAGTGGTCGCCGCAGGAGCGCATCCTGGCCGACGTCTACGCCGCCGTGCTCAGCCTGGACGCCGGCGCCATCGGCCGCGACGACGACTTCATCGCCCTGGGCGGCGACAGCCTCAGCGCGGTGCGGGTGGCGGCACTGGCGATGCGCGAAGGCGTGGCGATCTCGGCGCGGCAGGTGCTGCAGCACCGCAGTCCCGAGCGCCTGAGCGCCGTGGCCGGCCAGGACGACAGCGACGCGCGCATCCAGTGCGAGATTCCGCCGTCGCTGCTGGTGCCGGTGCTGCGCATCCGCGAAGGCGCGCATCCGGCCCTGTTCTGCTTCCACCCGGGCAGCGGCCTGAGCTGGCCTTACCGTCGCCTGGCGCGGCACCTGAGCGGCGACTATGCCGTCTATGGCCTGCAGGCGCGCAGCCTGCGCGAGCCCGGCTACCTGCCCGCCTCGGTCGAGGCCATGGCCCAGGACTACGTGCGCGAGATCCGCGCGCTGCAACCGCAGGGCCCGTACCGGTTGTTGGGCTGGTGCCTGGGCGGCGCCACCGCCAGCGCCGTGGCCGCGCAACTGGAAGCGCTGGGCGAGACCGTGTCGCTGCTGTGCGTGGTCGATTTCTTCCCCGGCCAGTTCGAAGCCGAGTCCGAACCGGCGCTGGTGCCCGAGCTGGAAACCGACGGCGCGGCGGAGCCTGAAGCGGACGAAAGCGCGCCCGCGGCACCGCCGCGCGTGATCGCCGAAATCGAAGACGGTTACTACGACATCTCTCCGATCCTGTTCGACCCCGACACCGGCGCCAACACCTTCGCCATCGCCGACCGCTACCGGCCCGCGCCGCTGCGCTGCGGCCTGCTGCTGGTGCGGGCCGCGCCGCCGCGCGGACCCGCACCGCACTCCACCGAGTATTGGACGCCGTACGTGCGCGGCCCGCTGCAGGTCCACGACCTGGCCTGCGACCACGCGCTCATGCTCAACCTGCGCTACGCCGAGCAGCTGGCGCGCATCGTCGACGCGCACTTGCTCGAACGCAAAGACGAGGCCGCGGTCATCGCGAGCGCCGACAGTTGACCTAGGGCCCCGGTTCGGGCGTCAATCGAACGGCGGGCCCACCATCACGTGCAGGGGTAAGCAGGTATGCAGGACAGCCAGTTATTGCAGGTGCTGTTGCCGATCGCGATCGCCTTGATCATGACCGGCATCGGCATGTCGCTGACGCCCGCGGATTTCCTGCGCATAGGCGAGCGGCCCAAGCCGGTGCTGGTGGGCGTGCTCGGTCATTACCTCTGGCTGCCCGCGCTGGGCTTCTTCGTCGCCTGGGCCTTTTCCTTGCCGGCCGAATACGCGGTCGGCCTGGTGCTGGTGGCCGCCTGCCCCAGCGGTTCCTCGTCCAATGCGCTGACCTACCTCAGCCGCGGCAACGTCGCCCTGGCCGTCAGCCTGACCGTGATCAGCGGCCTGATCACCTTCATCAGCGTGCCGCTGCTGGTGAATCTGGCCCTGCACGTGTTCGCCGGCGAGCGTGCCGATCTCAGCGTGCCGTTCCGCAGCACCGCGCTGCACCTGGCGGTGCTGGTGTTGATCCCGATCCTGGTCGGCATGGCCGTGCGCCGCCTTGCGCCGCGCGCGGCGCTCAAGATCGAAAAGTGGACCGGCGTGTTCGCCGTGCTGGTGCTGCTGGCCATCATCATCGCCCTGGTCGTGCAGCAATGGGCGCAGCTGCCCGCGCTGTTGCGCGGCGTCGGCCTGCCGGCCTTCGTGCTTGCCTGCGGCGCCACCGCTGGCGGCGTGCTCCTGGGCCGCTGGCTACGCTTGGACCTGCCCGACGCGCTGACCGTCGGCATCGAAGTCGGCGTGCAGAACGCCACCCTGGCCGCACTGATCGCGCTGACCCTGATGAAGTCCGAACAGATCGCGGTGCCGGCGCTGATGTACGGCATGCTCATGTACATCCCGGCGGCGATGGTGGTGCTGTACGGTCGGCGCGCCGCGCGGCGCCGGGCCCAGGCGGCCGCGTGAACCTGCTGGTAGGCGAGGCCTTCTCGCCGTGGACGATCAAGGCGCGCTGGGCCTTGGATCGCTGCGGCGTCGCCTACGCCTATCGCGAATACACGCCCGGCCTGAGCGAGCCGTGGCTGCGTTGGAAGCTGGGCCGCTGGCGCCAGCCGGTATCGGTGCCGGTGATGCTCACGCCCGGTCGCGCGCTGCTGGGTTCCTGGGAAATCGCGCAGTACGCCGGGCAGCAGGCGGGCGAGGAATGCCTAGGAGCCTTCGATCAGATCCAGCCCTGGGACCAAATCAGCGAACACGGCCTGGCGGCCGCGCGCACGCGCGTGGTCCGCGCGGTGCTCGCCGACGACCGCACCCTGGACGAAGCGGTGCCGTTCCTGCCGGCCGGGGCGCGCTTCCTGCTGCGGCCCGTCGCCCGCAACGTGGCCGGCCGCCTGGACCGCAAATACGCCGCACTCGCCTTCGCCGACGCCCATCGCGACGCGTTGCTCGCGGTGCGTTCGGCGCTGGCGCAGTCCGGCACCGGCTTCGTGCTGGATCGCTTCAGCTACGCCGACATCAGCCTGTCGGTGTTGCTGGAGGCGGTGGTGCCGCAATCCGGCCCCGCCGTTCTCGGTCCGGCGCATCGCGCCTGCTGGCATCACGCCGCGCTGGCCGCGGAGTTCGCCGATCTGCTTGAATGGCGCGCAGGCTTGCAGCGCGACTACGGGCCGTGATGCTTCCGTGCTCAGCGCCACCGCCGATCAGAACCCTAAGCACCGGCCACCTGGAGTTTCGATGAAGTACGCGCTCGCTCTCGCCCTGTTCGCCTTGGGTCCAGCCACGGCCGCCGAGCCGGCCACACCCGCGCCGTCGCTCGAACAGCTCGTGCTGGCCCAGGACCAGGCTGTCTTCGCCGCGTTCAACGCTTGCGACGTCGCCGAGTTCCGCAAGTATTTCGACCCGGCGGTGGAGTTCTACCAGGACAACGACGACGTGTCCGTCGGCGTGGACGAACTGGTCCAGTCCTTCGACGGACGCTGCAAGGACGGCAAGTCGAACCTGCGCCGCGAACTGGACGCATCAGCGGTGGAGGTGCATCCGATCCAGGGCTACGGTGCGGTCCAACTGGGCGCGCACCGCTTCTGGATCGTGGCCGACGGCGAGGCGGACGAACTGGCCGCGCAGCCGCGCTTCGTCCATCTGTGGAAACGCCAGGGCGAACGCTGGGTGATCACCCGCGTCATCAGTTACGGACACTGACCCGAATCGCCGGAGGGCCAGACCCAGGAGTGGCGCGATGAAACTTGCTCTAGTGTTGGCGGCTCTCATCCTGACCGGTTGCGCTAGCCGCGGTCCCATCGGTGGCCCGCTTAGCCTGACCGGCACCTACCAGCTCCTGGGCGACGGCCAGCTCTGCTTGCTTCCGTCGCCCGGCTCCGCAAAGCGCCTGCCCCATTGGAAGGCCGGCGCGAGGCTCTGCTTCGCCAACACCTCGGAAGCGATCGATCTGCTCGGCGCCAGGGAGGCCTTCCAGAAAGTCGGCTACTCGCATGTCTGCGGATTCGAAGGCGAGGCGAGCGTCACCGCGACGGATTTTTGGCTCAACCTGGGCCAGGTCGGCGGGGAAGACTGGCGGTACCAGGCGCGGCTGGTAAGCGTCGAGCAGGTACGGCCGTCCAAACTCATTTCCTGCGAGCGCTGATTCCCTTGCGTTCGCCCATTCGCCGCTTCGTATTCAGCAGCGTTCCATTCAAGACCTGGGTCGAGTAGACACCATGCCCACCATCGATTTCAGCAAAGACGAAAAATCCATCCTCGTCCGCAAGCTCCAGCTTTACTTCAGCGAAGAGCTCAAGCAACCCATCGGCCAATTCGATGCGGAGTTCCTGCTGGACTTCATCTCCAGCGAACTGGGCGCGTACTACTACAACCGCGGCTTGTACGACGCCCAGGCCGCTCTGTCGGCCAAGCTGGAGGATGTGCAGGACGCCATTTACCAGCTTGAGCAGCGCACGGACTTCAAACGGTAGTCGGAGCATGTCCTACTCGAGCCATCGAAGGCTGGCGCTAGATGAGAGCATCCCGATTAGTCATCGGGTGTCGCACGTTCGTTCTTGCGCTCTGCATGTGGCACAGAAGTTGGGCGTACCGCGCTCGGAATTGCTCGACCTGATAGGCATTTCGGATAGCTACGAGGATCAAGACCTGCCATCCATGACGCAGCTGGAGCAGGCCGTTCATTCGCTCGATGCTATCCGGCTTGCAGGTGGCTCCGGTGGAGCCCTGCCACCGCGCCGGGTGCCTTAGCGGCAAAGCCCGACCTGCGGCGCAAACACCCACTGGCCCGCCCCCGCGCGCCTCGCTAAGCTGCCCCCATCACCGACCGCTGGACAGGCATGGACTCCTGGGCGCTAGCGCTGATCTTCGCCGGTCTCTCGCTCTCGCTGCTGGCCTGGTACGCGGGGCGGCGCCATGAGCGCGGCAGGCAGTCGCGGCGGCTGGCCGCGGTCCTGGGCGCCTTGTCGGCGCCGATGCCGGTGGCCTTCGTCGCCTGGGCGCCGCGATCGGGCGTGGTGCTGTGGAGCACCGCCGCCGAGCGGCTGTTCGGCGTGGATGCGACGCTGATGCTGGGTCAGGCATTGCCGGCGGAGCTGGAGGCCTTGCGCTGGACGGAGGTCGAGGCGGACAGGGCCCGGTCCGGCGCGCGCCTGCAGCTGCGCGGTGCCAACGGCGCGGTCGATGCCATGGTCTGGATGGCCACCGAGGCCGACGGCCTGGTCGTCGTGGCTATCGAGGATGTGCACTCCAGCGCAGCCAACGCGCGCGCCGCCGAGGTTGCGCGCGCGCAGCGCGACGCCCTGGTGCGCGAGGTGCATCACCGGATCAAGAACAGCCTGCAGGGCGTGGCCGGCTTGCTGCGCCAGCATCTGTCCGACAAGCCCTTGCTCAAACCGCTGCTGGAAGCCGCCTCCGCCCAGGTCTCGGCGATCGCCGCGGTGCACGGGTTGCATGGCGAAGCCAAGGACGGGCGGATCGACCTGCGCATGCTGATCGTGCGGGTGGCCGCGTCGATCTCCGGCATCATGCATGTACCGATCACGGTGTCGGAACGGTGCGTGGTGCTGGAGCGTTTCAGCGTCAACGAAGAGGAGTCCGTGCCGGTGGCGATGGTGCTGAACGAGCTCATCATGAACGCGGCCAAGCACCGCTCGCGTTCCGGCGCCAACGGCATCGTCGCCATCGATGCGGTCGCGCAGGCGCAGCGCGCGCAGATCCTGGTGAGCAATCCCGGGTTCCTGCCGGCGAACTTCGACTTCGGCGCGGGCGCCAACCTCGGCAACGGCCTGGGCCTGATCCGCTCGCTGTTGCCGCGGCGCGGCGCCAGCATCGCGCTGGCCGAGGAAGGGCGGCGCGTGGTGGCCACGCTGGTCCTGCACGCACCCGATGTACTCAGCGCCACCCCCCAGGATGAGGAGGCGATCGCATGAACGGCGCACACCGCTTGCTGGTGGTCGACGACGACCGATTGGTGCTGGCGACGATCTGCCGCGGCTTGCAGGCCGCGGGCTATCGGGTCGAATCCGCGCAATCGGTGGACGAAGCGATCGCGCTGCTCGACGCCGCGCGCCCGGATCTGGCCTTGCTGGACATACGCATGGGCGAACGTGGCGGCTTCGAACTCGCGCGCGAACTGCTGGCGCGCGACGGCATTCCCTTCATGTTCCTGTCGGCCTACGGCGACGAGGCCACGGTGGAGGAAGCCACCGAACTGGGCGCGGTGGGCTTCCTGGTCAAGCCGATCGACATACCGCAGATCATTCCGGCGGTGGAGGCGGCGCTGAAACGCGCCGCCGATCTCAGCCGTCTGCGCAGCACCGGCCGTCAGCTGGAGCAGGCGCTGGACCAGCAGCGCGGGATCAGCGTGGCGATCGGCATCCTGATGGAGCGGCATCGCTGGTCGCGCAGCGAAGCCGAGCTGCGCCTGCGCGACACCGCCCGTTCGCAGCGGCGCAAAATGACCGACCTGGCCGAAGGCATCGTGTTCGCGGCCGACGCTCTGGCGGCC from Lysobacter silvisoli encodes the following:
- a CDS encoding AraC family transcriptional regulator, encoding MNTNTFVESAAREGFCAAQAELAERIARLTPSDGVHDTAVNSLQLIRMSAPTPCQPTLYEPRLCIVAQGSKVAMLAGETYRYDPLNYLVVSVTLPMIGQVIEATPEQPYLCLRLDIDPEQIAALILEAGPRAPSPGLDLGLYAARVNAPLLDAVLRLMRLLETPQDLPVLAPIALREIHYRVLVGDLGHRLCDLAMADSRPHRIARAVELLRQRYLLPLSIEELAQSVHMSTSSLHHQFKAVTTMSPLQFQKQLRLHEARRLMLMDGIEAVAAAHKVGYESPSQFSREYKRLFGAPPRSEIELVRSNARLA
- a CDS encoding efflux RND transporter permease subunit produces the protein MWIVQYALNRRYTIGVLAILILLFGLQSARRMPTDILPEVGIPSVNLVWTYSGLPAADMAAKLTSFSEVAIMNTVDDLKEVRSESINGASIVRIDFQPTVSLDRALGQITAVSQTILRRMPPGTSPPLVVRNNVSSTPVLQLVLSSDSMTEAQLYDYARLQLRSQIQTIPGIRMTLPYGGAPRQIMVDLNPSALQTYGLTPSDVTSALERGSPTLPSGAIREGGRELQISLDTSPATAADFLDLPVASRNGGVIYVRDVASVRDGAALQTNVARMDGASAVSVALIKLGGASAVELVRAVRERLPEIEASAPPGMRIVPIFDQSVFVDQAIGSIQHEALLVGLLVALVVLVFIGSWRSSLIVLSAIPLALLASVAMLHLLGYTFNVMTLGGLALAIGILVDNAVVDVENTNRNIALGKDVRTAILDSAREVVFPEFVSTVAICIVLTPILLMTGLSAWVFTPLALAVIFAMAASFLLSRTLIPVLCYLLLPADIDSRARPRWRFERALLAVNHKVEHSLDALRERHHALLLRLGHHGGVLALAALLTVGVGASAALMLGREYFPQVDAGQLRLQVRMPSGLRLEETAARVSQIQREIRQIVPAQELQTVYEQIGVPDAVNLALVDSAVVGSFEAEVMLQLRAPHGPSRVYLQQIRERIAQKFPEVQVFERPPDATSRTLAGSAAAAFEVRLIGRDTAGNLALAREIETRLRQVPGAVDVALRQVLDLPEYQVRIDRTRAAQLGLDAQQASRAVLAVLGSAGTVSPVYWTDTVNAIAYTVQVQAPPAQLGDIDTLLNLPLRIGANGQPVLLRSIATVTPRTVPASIGRTTLAPTISVLANVQGTDLGSVYDRLRGITGELEGRLKSGNRIEIAGQAGEMQSAYSELAAGLLMSAVLVFLVLVVNFQSWIQPLVAMSGLPLAIAGAAIGLFVTGTPLSVPALMGVMMVIGVSTANSVLVTSFARGLIAEGHDPELAAYESAAVRLRPVLMTASAMVLGIVPMAIGLGEGGEQNAPLGRAVIGGLLLGTPATLVLVPSILAVLGRHSKRRAAGHAAAAAPIEDSNAAGAAGAGAL
- a CDS encoding efflux RND transporter periplasmic adaptor subunit, with the translated sequence MRSVSLKPYAALAAAIAVAVAAGCGRSDAVEPPPATVPEVTTVAAEPAEAQLELRLPARALAGESAQIYARATGFVRDRRVDLGDKVEAGQVLAVISAPEVEQAVREAEADLGQASADQELAKVNFDRAQVLVGSGAISKEMYSDRKANRDAAAAARAAAQARLTSARERSGFQSVRAPFAGVVAARNIERGDRVVADSAASALPMFELNALDPLRIVIDVPQSAALQVRPGLQAEVRFPELPGETFKAEVARSAQSLSRDLGAMRVELRLPNPEGRIPAGMVGEVRLQVPRTAPAVRVPVSAVLQGGAGPRVAALRQDSTLEFRSVALGRNLGGEIEIVSGLAAGDTVVRAPNSLLSEGAKVKVRPTPPPRKS
- a CDS encoding amino acid adenylation domain-containing protein, whose product is MDGRQRTAAGTEFATPAAGFELQAALTPTRTALVAGDRSLDYRELDMRANALAQRLHALGLGREDVIAVWMERSLALPIALLAVAKAGAAYLPLYVGAATEQQRRMLEETGARVLLHERGVAPPAFAHGLQLLAVDADESLPAATAPPPREDDPAQLAYVMYTSGSTGEPKGICTTAGNIAAFARHPRWREAADARVLLHSSPAFDASTYELWTPLLNGAAVVAAPPGALDAGALRRLIAERGVTDLWLTAGLFHALAADAAACFAGLRQVIAGGDAVSAAAVRRVQAQCPGVRVVNGYGPTETTTFATLCELPALRSDEDEVPIGAPLDGAYLRVLDEHRQAVPLGTVGELWIGGAGVARGYLHRPELTAQRFVPDQFGAPGQRLYRSGDLVRQRADGLLCFVGRADRQIKLRGFRVELGEIETRLAQLPRVAQAAVRVLEDRPGHKRLAAYLAREDARDDDAGWLRATAAALAAHLPDYMHPSAWMVLPRLPLTANGKVDLAALPLPQAAAAEPDAQTQWSPQERILADVYAAVLSLDAGAIGRDDDFIALGGDSLSAVRVAALAMREGVAISARQVLQHRSPERLSAVAGQDDSDARIQCEIPPSLLVPVLRIREGAHPALFCFHPGSGLSWPYRRLARHLSGDYAVYGLQARSLREPGYLPASVEAMAQDYVREIRALQPQGPYRLLGWCLGGATASAVAAQLEALGETVSLLCVVDFFPGQFEAESEPALVPELETDGAAEPEADESAPAAPPRVIAEIEDGYYDISPILFDPDTGANTFAIADRYRPAPLRCGLLLVRAAPPRGPAPHSTEYWTPYVRGPLQVHDLACDHALMLNLRYAEQLARIVDAHLLERKDEAAVIASADS